The Prochlorococcus marinus str. MIT 9301 genome segment AAGTTTGTTGCCTCCAGAGAATGAAAGTTGGGTATTTGTTGAAGCTGCTGCTGCTATAGACCCACCTTTAATAACACTTGAGGAAATTGGTCGTGACGAAGTAGAAATTCAAATAGATTTAGATGAATGGGATAACTATGCAATTGACCACAGAAATTTATTGTTTTGGCACGAAGTAGGAAAAATTCAAAATGACACAATCCCAAGAGACGGATGGGAAATGGCAGCTCTTGCTATAGGACTTGGAGGCGCGATAGGCGAGCTTTGGGTGCAAGATGGTTTACTTTTATTACTTGCTCTTGGTTTATCAAGTTTTGCAGGATATAGATTATATTTAAAAAATAATTCTGAAAAAAAGCTTCAAGATGCTATTTATGCAGATGAAAGAGCTATAGATCTTGCTTGTAGATTTGGCTACAGCATTCCAAATGCTTATAAAAGTCTTGGAGGGGCATTAAAAGAGTTAATAGAAAAGACACGAAAAAAGAAAAAAAGAAGTTTCTTTGAAGATAGATTAGATGCCTTAAGAAAAAGTGCCGAAAAAGCAAGATCAGAATTATCTCAGCAAGAAGGTTCAGAAAAATCAGTTTCAAGTGAAAAT includes the following:
- a CDS encoding DUF3318 domain-containing protein codes for the protein MSELQRLKSLLPPENESWVFVEAAAAIDPPLITLEEIGRDEVEIQIDLDEWDNYAIDHRNLLFWHEVGKIQNDTIPRDGWEMAALAIGLGGAIGELWVQDGLLLLLALGLSSFAGYRLYLKNNSEKKLQDAIYADERAIDLACRFGYSIPNAYKSLGGALKELIEKTRKKKKRSFFEDRLDALRKSAEKARSELSQQEGSEKSVSSENVYGQ